One stretch of Gemmatimonadota bacterium DNA includes these proteins:
- a CDS encoding glycosyltransferase, with amino-acid sequence MRTVLWPTQVFPREEGDIFGGFLLRLARELPARGWKPVVVAPSAAGLSLRSDLDGVPIRRFRYARSGRETLGYSGGMHLGAMRHPLGFARFCAAFRQGVSDAVREETPSLVHAHWWFPSGWAAAGAARRAGVPLALSLHGTDLRLGDAFPGARIPARRVMRRASLLLPVSPALDRVLVRWGLAEVAREILPMPADGLVFHPPESGTDRSAFVLAARLTRQKCVDVALRAVRGSADKGVDLTLDIVGDGPERDRLEALAGELEIRDRVVFSGAVPQTELANRFRSSRAVLLVSREEGYGLTLVEGALCEAPSIGTRSGGIPDFVEDGHTGLLVEPGDSEGLSCAMCRLSEDPARARRFGAAARERALERTAGPLADRLAGLYDDLAQRSSSRA; translated from the coding sequence GTGAGAACGGTCTTGTGGCCCACGCAGGTCTTCCCTCGCGAGGAAGGGGACATCTTCGGGGGCTTCCTGTTGCGCCTTGCAAGGGAACTCCCTGCGCGAGGGTGGAAGCCGGTTGTGGTCGCGCCTTCCGCAGCCGGTCTTTCCCTTCGAAGCGATCTGGACGGCGTGCCGATTCGGAGGTTCCGATACGCGCGTTCCGGTAGAGAGACGCTGGGCTATTCCGGGGGCATGCATCTGGGCGCGATGCGGCATCCTCTGGGATTCGCCCGGTTCTGTGCGGCGTTCCGGCAGGGCGTGTCCGACGCCGTGAGGGAAGAGACGCCCTCGTTGGTGCACGCGCACTGGTGGTTCCCGTCGGGGTGGGCGGCGGCGGGAGCGGCCCGGCGTGCGGGGGTTCCGCTGGCTCTGTCTCTGCACGGGACGGATCTCCGCCTGGGAGATGCGTTCCCCGGCGCGCGCATTCCGGCTCGGCGGGTCATGAGGCGCGCTTCGCTCCTGCTTCCCGTATCCCCGGCGCTGGATCGCGTGCTCGTGCGATGGGGCCTTGCGGAGGTGGCGCGAGAGATTCTTCCCATGCCTGCGGACGGGCTTGTGTTTCACCCGCCCGAGTCAGGGACCGACCGGAGCGCGTTCGTGCTGGCGGCGCGCCTGACCAGGCAGAAGTGCGTGGATGTCGCGTTGCGTGCGGTTCGCGGGAGCGCGGACAAAGGGGTGGATCTGACGCTGGACATTGTGGGTGACGGCCCGGAGCGCGACCGGCTGGAAGCGCTGGCCGGGGAGCTGGAGATCCGGGACCGGGTCGTGTTCTCGGGGGCGGTTCCCCAGACGGAGTTGGCCAATCGGTTTCGGTCTTCCCGGGCGGTACTCCTGGTATCCCGGGAAGAGGGATACGGGCTGACACTGGTGGAGGGTGCGCTCTGCGAAGCGCCGTCGATCGGAACGCGGTCGGGTGGGATTCCGGACTTCGTGGAAGACGGGCACACCGGTCTTCTCGTGGAGCCGGGGGACTCCGAAGGGCTGTCGTGCGCGATGTGTCGCCTCTCGGAGGATCCGGCCCGGGCTCGTCGATTCGGAGCGGCCGCACGGGAGCGAGCCCTGGAACGGACGGCGGGGCCGCTGGCGGATCGCCTTGCGGGGCTCTACGACGATCTTGCGCAACGATCCTCGTCACGGGCTTGA